One segment of Pricia mediterranea DNA contains the following:
- the aroC gene encoding chorismate synthase, producing MAGNSFGNLFRLTTFGESHGVAIGGVLDGCPSGVEIDLDAVQKEMDRRKPGQSAIVTQRKEPDTVEFLSGIFEGRTTGTPIGFVIRNTNQKSRDYSHIKDSYRPSHADYVYDQKYGFRDYRGGGRSSARETASRVVAGAIAKQFLSQIKINAFVSQVGKMKMDVPYQKLDLSMIESNPVRCPHPETAAKMEDYIKKIRKEGDTIGGIITCVARQVPIGLGEPVFDKLHAELGKAMLSINAVKGFEYGSGFKGIQMKGSEHNDQFNSDGSTKTNFSGGVQGGISNGMDIYFNVAFKPVATIIQPYETIDKDGNKVTTKGKGRHDPCVVPRAVPIVEAMTALVLADYTLLNRTIRLDYRPKS from the coding sequence ATGGCAGGGAATTCTTTTGGCAACCTATTCAGACTGACCACCTTCGGGGAATCGCACGGCGTGGCCATCGGCGGAGTGCTCGATGGATGCCCCTCTGGCGTAGAAATTGACCTTGACGCCGTACAAAAGGAGATGGATCGACGCAAACCGGGACAGTCGGCAATCGTCACCCAAAGAAAAGAACCGGATACGGTGGAGTTTCTCTCCGGAATTTTTGAAGGGAGGACGACGGGCACCCCTATCGGTTTTGTCATTCGCAACACGAATCAGAAATCCCGCGACTATTCCCATATCAAGGATTCGTACCGCCCATCGCACGCCGATTATGTGTACGACCAGAAATACGGCTTTCGCGACTATCGGGGCGGCGGCCGTAGCTCGGCCCGTGAAACCGCGAGTAGGGTAGTAGCAGGGGCTATTGCCAAGCAATTTCTCTCTCAAATTAAGATCAACGCCTTCGTTTCTCAAGTAGGTAAAATGAAAATGGACGTTCCCTACCAGAAATTAGATCTTTCGATGATAGAATCCAACCCCGTACGCTGTCCCCATCCTGAAACAGCGGCCAAAATGGAGGACTACATCAAGAAAATCCGGAAAGAAGGCGATACCATAGGAGGTATCATTACCTGTGTCGCTCGGCAGGTGCCCATCGGCTTGGGCGAACCGGTCTTTGACAAACTACACGCCGAACTGGGCAAGGCCATGCTGTCGATCAACGCCGTTAAGGGGTTCGAATACGGTAGCGGATTCAAGGGGATTCAGATGAAAGGCAGCGAGCACAATGATCAGTTCAATTCGGATGGAAGTACCAAAACCAATTTTAGCGGTGGCGTTCAAGGCGGTATAAGCAACGGTATGGATATCTATTTCAACGTGGCCTTCAAGCCTGTAGCCACCATAATCCAGCCCTACGAGACCATTGATAAAGACGGAAATAAAGTAACCACCAAAGGCAAAGGCCGACACGATCCTTGCGTAGTACCACGGGCCGTGCCTATTGTAGAGGCCATGACGGCCCTGGTTTTAGCGGATTATACGCTTCTAAACCGTACCATCCGTTTAGACTACCGGCCGAAAAGTTAA
- a CDS encoding DEAD/DEAH box helicase, whose product MELQQDTPEKTLEKTLYDYQEEDLNTIFEHLKESSNGNLLYQLPTGGGKTVVFSEIARRYIEQTGKKVVVLTHRIELSRQTSKMLNGFGVKNKVINSEVKEFKDQDNFMCFVAMVETLNNRLQEEKVEIKDIGLVIIDEAHYNSFRKLFKYFKKSTILGVTATPLSSNIKLPMKDNYQKLIVGESIEALIDKKFLAKANVYKYDVGLQSLKLGISGDYTVKSSEELYGNHSMLGKLLAAYREIAEGTKTLIFNNGINTSRYVYDTFKKAGYNIRHLDNKNNATERKEILEWFAETPDAILTSVSILTTGFDEPTVETIILNRATRSLTLYFQMIGRGSRVLPEKEEFNVIDLGNNVARFGLWNAPIDWQEIFHFPDFYLDNIKNDEDIEREFVYEMPAELRKKFSKSKNISYDIKAEYKKVFAEGMKSKIVLERSIEQHAEICVENAEDVFDARMLAKELKEEIAYRVRQYSYCIMNNTKNYKEWLEEDYERKLRSSISRRFAEKM is encoded by the coding sequence TTGGAACTACAGCAAGACACCCCCGAAAAGACCCTGGAAAAAACCCTGTACGATTATCAGGAAGAGGACCTGAACACCATTTTCGAGCATTTAAAGGAATCCTCGAACGGCAATTTGCTCTACCAATTGCCCACTGGGGGCGGCAAGACGGTGGTTTTCTCCGAAATTGCCCGTCGCTATATCGAGCAGACCGGAAAAAAGGTGGTGGTGCTGACCCACCGCATCGAGCTGAGCCGGCAGACCTCTAAAATGCTCAACGGGTTCGGGGTAAAGAACAAGGTTATCAATAGCGAGGTCAAGGAATTCAAGGATCAGGACAATTTTATGTGTTTTGTAGCCATGGTCGAGACCCTTAACAACCGGCTGCAGGAAGAGAAGGTCGAAATCAAGGATATCGGGCTGGTCATCATCGATGAGGCGCATTACAATTCCTTCCGAAAATTGTTCAAATATTTTAAAAAATCCACCATTCTCGGGGTTACGGCCACGCCACTAAGTTCGAACATCAAGTTGCCGATGAAGGACAACTACCAAAAACTGATCGTGGGGGAATCTATCGAGGCCTTGATCGATAAGAAGTTTTTGGCGAAGGCCAACGTTTACAAATACGATGTGGGGCTACAGAGTTTGAAATTGGGCATCAGCGGGGATTATACGGTAAAGTCATCCGAAGAACTTTACGGAAACCATAGCATGCTAGGTAAATTGCTGGCCGCCTATCGCGAAATCGCGGAAGGCACCAAGACCCTGATATTCAATAATGGCATCAATACCTCGAGGTATGTCTATGACACCTTTAAGAAGGCCGGCTACAACATTCGCCACCTCGACAACAAGAACAATGCTACCGAACGTAAGGAAATCTTGGAATGGTTCGCCGAAACCCCCGATGCCATTTTGACTTCGGTCAGCATTCTGACCACCGGTTTCGATGAACCTACAGTGGAAACCATTATTTTGAACCGGGCTACCCGGTCGTTGACCCTATACTTTCAAATGATAGGGCGTGGGTCTCGGGTGTTGCCAGAGAAAGAGGAGTTCAATGTTATCGACCTAGGTAACAACGTCGCGCGTTTCGGACTGTGGAACGCTCCGATCGATTGGCAGGAAATCTTCCATTTTCCGGATTTTTATTTGGACAATATCAAGAACGACGAGGACATCGAGCGGGAATTTGTCTATGAAATGCCGGCGGAACTCAGGAAAAAATTCAGTAAGTCCAAAAATATCAGCTATGATATCAAAGCTGAATATAAAAAGGTTTTTGCAGAGGGGATGAAATCCAAAATCGTCCTTGAACGCAGCATCGAACAGCACGCCGAGATTTGTGTCGAGAATGCCGAGGATGTCTTTGACGCTCGAATGCTGGCCAAAGAACTCAAGGAAGAGATCGCCTATCGCGTACGACAATACTCCTATTGCATCATGAACAATACCAAAAACTATAAGGAATGGCTCGAAGAGGATTATGAACGCAAACTGCGCTCCAGTATTTCGAGGCGCTTTGCGGAGAAGATGTAG
- a CDS encoding 2-hydroxyacid dehydrogenase, whose translation MAIVIIRQDGKIDLWKEALLTEAPDLDVYSYYENHPKDDIEVALVWKHPEGSLAKYNNLELIACNGAGVDFIFEDPDVPEGIPITRVVDTKLAEDMSEHVLAVILAHLKNLDIYKLQQTQKVWKTRDYHRISDFKVGIMGLGELGSVLAKDLVRFGFEVQGWSNSPKSLENVNSFAGDDELSGFLASTEILVCLLPLTDKTTGILNKSLFKKLPKNAFVINVARGGHLVDLDLIEMLDNDHLSGAGLDVYHQEPLPTSHPFWQHEKIHMTPHYASVSDPKFVVPQIVENYRRLKAGKSLLNEVSRDKGY comes from the coding sequence ATGGCGATAGTAATTATCAGACAAGACGGCAAAATAGATTTGTGGAAGGAGGCCTTGCTCACTGAAGCCCCAGACCTCGATGTGTACAGTTATTACGAAAACCATCCGAAAGACGATATCGAGGTGGCCCTGGTGTGGAAACATCCGGAAGGCAGCCTGGCGAAGTATAACAACCTCGAGCTGATCGCCTGTAACGGGGCGGGGGTGGACTTCATTTTTGAAGATCCCGATGTGCCGGAGGGAATTCCCATTACCCGAGTGGTCGATACCAAGTTGGCGGAAGATATGTCAGAACACGTTTTGGCGGTTATTCTGGCCCATCTTAAAAACTTGGATATCTATAAGCTCCAACAGACCCAAAAAGTATGGAAGACGAGGGATTATCATCGTATTTCCGATTTTAAGGTCGGTATCATGGGGCTGGGTGAACTGGGCAGCGTGTTGGCCAAAGACCTGGTACGCTTTGGTTTCGAGGTCCAAGGCTGGTCCAACTCCCCTAAATCGCTCGAAAACGTAAATTCCTTTGCAGGGGACGACGAATTGTCCGGTTTTTTAGCCTCCACCGAAATACTGGTTTGCCTTTTGCCCTTGACGGATAAGACAACCGGTATATTGAACAAATCCCTCTTTAAAAAGCTTCCCAAAAACGCCTTTGTCATCAATGTGGCCCGAGGCGGACATTTGGTGGACCTCGATTTAATTGAAATGTTGGATAATGACCATCTTTCCGGGGCGGGACTCGATGTCTACCATCAGGAGCCGTTACCGACCTCACATCCCTTTTGGCAGCATGAAAAAATACACATGACACCGCATTATGCAAGCGTCTCGGACCCCAAGTTCGTCGTGCCACAAATTGTGGAAAACTATCGACGGTTAAAGGCTGGGAAGTCCCTCTTAAACGAGGTTTCCCGAGATAAGGGATATTAG
- a CDS encoding DUF6155 family protein, whose product MSKRKLKKYLSELKKDALEDQLLDLYDRFPVVKEYYDFIFNPREDKLLQEAKSKISNEYFPVKRKKPKARRSVAQKYIKHFLKLGVEPQIIAELMVYNLEIAQVFERDRNVPDAFYKSMLNSFGQSVQYTSVNGLLGDFKPRILQIYQETQEQNWLFGEGFSRVLDNVDLM is encoded by the coding sequence AAGCTAAAAAAATACCTATCGGAATTAAAAAAGGATGCCCTGGAGGACCAGTTGCTCGATCTATACGACCGGTTTCCCGTGGTCAAGGAGTATTATGATTTTATTTTTAACCCTAGGGAGGATAAGCTATTGCAGGAGGCGAAATCGAAAATATCCAACGAATATTTTCCCGTCAAGCGCAAAAAACCGAAAGCTAGGCGCTCGGTAGCCCAAAAGTATATCAAACACTTTCTTAAATTGGGCGTAGAGCCCCAAATCATCGCAGAATTAATGGTCTATAATCTGGAAATCGCACAGGTCTTTGAACGGGATAGGAACGTTCCGGACGCGTTTTACAAAAGTATGCTGAATTCTTTCGGACAATCGGTCCAATATACATCGGTCAATGGACTTCTAGGGGATTTCAAGCCAAGAATACTCCAAATCTATCAAGAGACCCAAGAGCAGAATTGGCTTTTCGGGGAAGGATTTTCACGGGTTTTGGACAATGTGGATTTAATGTAG